A genome region from Methanobacterium subterraneum includes the following:
- the cyaB gene encoding class IV adenylate cyclase gives MIEVEVKAHVPQDKGVLEEKLIEIGARRVKEEFQEDLYFNAPHRDFAKTDEALRIRKVMDETSKKIFITYKGAKMDEISKTRKEVEVGVEDSLKVADIFQSLSFRPVATVKKNRIIYTLEDLIITLDEVHGVGRFMEIEKEMEEGKDTQEALDEIFATYSKIGIEDGFERRSYLELMEIH, from the coding sequence ATGATCGAAGTGGAAGTTAAAGCCCATGTACCTCAAGATAAGGGTGTTCTGGAAGAAAAACTGATTGAAATTGGTGCACGCAGAGTTAAAGAGGAATTTCAGGAAGATCTTTATTTTAACGCTCCACACCGGGACTTCGCCAAAACTGATGAGGCCCTCAGAATAAGGAAGGTCATGGATGAAACCTCCAAAAAAATCTTCATCACTTACAAGGGTGCTAAGATGGATGAAATTAGTAAAACCCGGAAAGAAGTGGAAGTGGGTGTGGAAGATTCTTTAAAAGTGGCGGATATTTTTCAAAGTCTCAGTTTCCGTCCTGTGGCAACAGTTAAAAAGAACCGAATTATTTACACCCTAGAAGATCTGATTATAACCCTGGATGAAGTTCATGGTGTGGGTAGATTTATGGAGATTGAAAAGGAAATGGAAGAGGGTAAAGATACCCAGGAAGCACTGGATGAGATCTTCGCCACCTACTCTAAAATAGGGATAGAAGATGGTTTTGAAAGAAGATCTTATCTGGAACTGATGGAGATTCATTAA
- a CDS encoding TATA-box-binding protein — protein MTKVEIKVENIVASATLGKSVDLPQVAPALEGVEYNLEQFPGLVYKLKEPKTAALIFGSGKLVCTGAKSIEDSKKAIHIAVDKMRTLDPDIPHEFEIKVQNIVASANLEKTLNLEAVALDLENTEYEPEQFPGLVYRLGEPKVVLLLFGSGKVVCTGAKTITDAQLGVEKTKERLSELDLL, from the coding sequence ATGACAAAAGTTGAAATCAAAGTGGAGAACATAGTGGCTTCCGCAACGCTCGGAAAGTCCGTAGACCTTCCCCAAGTCGCACCAGCGCTGGAAGGTGTAGAATATAATCTTGAACAATTCCCAGGATTAGTCTACAAACTTAAAGAACCTAAAACCGCAGCCCTCATATTCGGATCCGGTAAATTGGTGTGCACCGGAGCCAAGTCCATAGAGGACTCTAAGAAGGCTATACACATAGCAGTAGACAAGATGCGCACCCTTGACCCTGATATACCCCACGAATTCGAAATAAAAGTCCAAAACATAGTTGCTTCTGCAAATTTAGAAAAAACTCTCAATTTGGAGGCAGTAGCCCTGGACTTAGAAAACACAGAGTACGAACCTGAACAATTCCCTGGATTGGTTTACCGATTGGGTGAACCTAAAGTAGTATTACTATTATTCGGGTCTGGAAAGGTAGTATGTACCGGTGCAAAAACAATAACAGACGCACAACTTGGTGTAGAAAAAACGAAAGAAAGGTTATCTGAATTAGATTTATTATAA
- the hacA gene encoding homoaconitase large subunit codes for MNITEKILANASGAKEVQPGDIIEARVDLAMSHDGTSPPTINTFNKIASKVWDADKIVLVYDHNVPANTIGSAEFQRITKDFAVKQQIKNIYNHGEGICHQLLPEEGFIKPGTVVVGADSHTCTYGAFGAFATGMGATDMAVVYATGKTWFMVPGALQIEVNGILGENVTAKDLILHIIGTIGSYGATYKSLEFCGNTVDNMDVSGRMTMCNMAIEAGAKNGIMEPNPATLKYLKELNVRDFHIFTSDEDSVYEKSYHFQANDLEPQVACPHNVDNVHPVSQVSGESIDQAFIGSCTNGRLEDLRLAAHVLENEKVHPDVRLIVSPASRRIYQSAIAEGIIDTFLEAGAIIINPGCGPCLGAHMGVLTAGEVCISTTNRNFVGRMGDPLSEVYLANPAVVAYSAIHGEIRNPSE; via the coding sequence ATGAATATCACTGAAAAAATACTGGCTAATGCTTCGGGCGCAAAAGAGGTTCAGCCGGGAGATATAATTGAGGCAAGGGTAGATCTGGCCATGAGCCATGATGGAACCTCACCCCCCACCATCAACACCTTCAATAAAATAGCCAGCAAAGTCTGGGACGCAGATAAGATCGTTCTGGTCTATGACCATAATGTACCTGCAAATACCATCGGATCAGCCGAGTTCCAGAGAATAACTAAAGATTTTGCTGTAAAACAGCAAATAAAGAATATTTACAACCATGGAGAAGGAATATGTCATCAGTTACTTCCAGAAGAGGGTTTTATCAAACCCGGTACTGTGGTGGTTGGTGCTGATTCCCATACTTGCACTTACGGAGCCTTCGGGGCATTCGCCACCGGGATGGGTGCTACCGACATGGCAGTGGTGTATGCCACTGGAAAAACCTGGTTCATGGTCCCCGGAGCATTGCAGATCGAAGTGAATGGAATATTAGGGGAAAATGTTACCGCCAAAGATCTGATTCTCCATATTATTGGCACTATCGGTTCCTATGGGGCTACTTATAAGTCCCTGGAATTCTGTGGGAACACAGTTGATAACATGGATGTATCAGGGCGCATGACCATGTGCAACATGGCCATAGAAGCAGGTGCTAAAAACGGGATAATGGAACCCAACCCTGCCACTTTGAAATATTTAAAGGAACTTAATGTGAGGGATTTCCATATATTCACCTCTGATGAAGATTCTGTTTATGAAAAATCTTACCATTTCCAGGCCAATGACCTGGAACCACAGGTAGCATGCCCCCATAATGTGGATAATGTTCACCCAGTTTCCCAGGTTTCAGGAGAATCAATTGACCAGGCCTTCATTGGTTCCTGTACCAACGGTCGGCTGGAAGACCTGCGCCTGGCGGCCCATGTTTTGGAAAATGAGAAAGTTCATCCTGATGTTAGACTCATCGTGTCACCGGCATCTCGCCGAATTTATCAATCGGCAATAGCTGAAGGAATTATTGATACTTTCCTGGAAGCAGGAGCCATAATAATAAACCCTGGATGTGGGCCATGTTTAGGTGCCCATATGGGTGTTTTAACTGCAGGGGAGGTGTGCATCTCCACCACTAACCGCAACTTTGTGGGCCGCATGGGTGACCCCCTATCGGAGGTGTACCTGGCTAACCCCGCAGTGGTGGCTTACTCTGCCATTCACGGTGAAATAAGAAACCCCAGTGAATAA
- the serB gene encoding phosphoserine phosphatase SerB, whose product MIKLIAFDLDNVLIDGEVIDEMAKLTGVEEEISKITSQAMEGKIDFGTALKQRVSLLKGAPVEDINKVMLEIPLMEGAKDSVKELKKRGYKIATITGSFDCIAQRMKDELDLDYVYSNTLQEEDGVLTGEVTGPLIDGSKKEILQELMKLEKLSAEECAAVGDGANDVSMLEEAGLGIAFNAKPVLKEIADVIVEKKDLKELLEIFDEGSEKASKKAEEEPKESFPELLSKKKDLEKTLKELTTKRDKLNDEAKVFRQERDELNSQIRGNLDNALKYRDERDQINQEVKKYKKLRDEAHQAYKKMEWTSGRREAVQIEDEIKRLEKTIETRVLDIRKENELVKKVTDLRKKLQGMQEDEESRSEALKHKEVSEGHHAKVVELSDQAQETHEKMLEYFRNIDEIRNQADAAHQKFIETRENANKVHDEVKATFGKIRKANKGMDRVKAKERSAEDEIVRKKNSEEKEKAEEIYRKFLEGKKVSTEELLLLQKHNIV is encoded by the coding sequence TTGATTAAACTTATCGCATTTGATCTTGATAACGTCCTAATTGACGGTGAAGTCATAGACGAGATGGCAAAATTGACTGGAGTAGAAGAAGAAATTTCCAAAATAACCAGTCAAGCAATGGAAGGAAAAATAGATTTTGGAACAGCCCTGAAACAAAGAGTTTCACTCTTGAAAGGAGCACCTGTTGAAGATATCAACAAGGTAATGCTGGAAATTCCCCTTATGGAAGGGGCAAAAGACAGCGTTAAAGAGCTCAAAAAGAGGGGTTACAAAATAGCAACCATAACTGGCAGTTTTGATTGTATTGCCCAGCGCATGAAAGACGAACTTGACCTGGACTATGTGTATTCCAACACACTCCAGGAAGAAGATGGTGTTTTAACCGGTGAAGTAACCGGTCCGCTGATAGATGGCTCTAAAAAAGAAATTCTTCAGGAACTGATGAAACTGGAAAAACTATCAGCTGAAGAATGTGCTGCAGTGGGTGATGGTGCCAATGATGTTTCCATGCTGGAAGAAGCAGGTCTAGGAATAGCATTCAACGCTAAACCAGTCCTAAAAGAAATAGCCGACGTCATCGTTGAGAAAAAGGACCTAAAAGAGTTACTGGAAATATTTGATGAAGGTTCAGAAAAAGCTTCCAAAAAGGCAGAAGAAGAGCCTAAGGAGAGCTTCCCTGAACTTTTATCCAAGAAAAAGGATCTGGAAAAGACCCTCAAAGAACTCACAACTAAAAGGGACAAGCTAAATGATGAGGCTAAAGTCTTCCGTCAGGAACGTGACGAACTTAACTCCCAAATAAGAGGAAACCTGGATAATGCCCTGAAATACAGGGATGAAAGGGATCAGATTAACCAGGAAGTTAAGAAGTACAAAAAACTACGGGATGAAGCCCATCAGGCCTACAAGAAAATGGAATGGACTTCCGGAAGAAGGGAAGCTGTCCAGATTGAGGATGAAATAAAACGTCTGGAAAAAACCATTGAAACCCGAGTTCTGGACATCCGAAAAGAAAATGAACTGGTTAAAAAGGTTACGGATCTTCGTAAAAAGCTTCAAGGTATGCAAGAAGACGAAGAAAGTCGTAGTGAAGCTTTAAAACACAAAGAAGTTTCTGAAGGCCATCATGCTAAAGTGGTGGAGTTATCGGACCAGGCACAGGAAACCCACGAGAAAATGCTGGAATACTTCCGCAACATCGATGAAATCCGTAACCAGGCAGATGCCGCCCACCAAAAGTTCATAGAAACCCGGGAAAACGCAAACAAAGTCCATGACGAGGTTAAAGCCACCTTTGGTAAAATAAGGAAAGCCAACAAAGGTATGGACCGAGTTAAAGCCAAGGAACGAAGTGCCGAAGATGAAATCGTGCGTAAGAAAAACTCTGAGGAAAAGGAGAAAGCCGAGGAAATCTACCGTAAGTTCCTAGAGGGTAAAAAAGTTTCCACCGAGGAATTACTCCTCTTACAGAAACACAACATTGTCTGA
- a CDS encoding homocitrate synthase family protein — MKYFVSPYNQSVDLKFPENITVYDTTLRDGEQTPGVCLRTPEKLKIARKLDELRLHQIEAGFPVVSHEEKRSVKAIAGENLDAQILALCRTKKEDIDTALDCNVDGIITFLGTSALHLKHKLKVSQEDALNICMNSIEYAKEHGLFVAFSAEDATRTDLDFLKNIYKRAQSYGADRVHIADTVGAISPQGMGYLVGELKKEIDIEIALHCHNDFGMALSNSIAGLLAGASAVSTTVNGIGERAGNTSLEELVMTLLLIYGVDLDFNIGVFYELSQMVEELTNMKVPDNKPIVGKNVFRHESGIHVDAVIEEPLTYEPFLPELIGHQRRIVLGKHSGCRAVKAKLDECGIDVTRDELCKIVEIVKEKREKGKYINDNIFNDIVRSVRGPFEF, encoded by the coding sequence TTGAAATATTTCGTGAGTCCCTATAACCAGTCAGTTGATTTAAAATTCCCTGAAAACATCACTGTTTATGACACTACACTCCGGGATGGTGAACAAACACCTGGTGTATGCCTAAGAACACCCGAAAAACTTAAGATAGCACGTAAACTCGATGAACTGAGATTACACCAGATTGAAGCAGGTTTTCCTGTGGTTTCCCATGAAGAAAAACGTTCAGTGAAAGCCATTGCAGGCGAAAACCTGGATGCTCAGATTTTAGCCCTATGCCGTACCAAGAAAGAAGATATTGACACAGCACTGGATTGCAATGTGGATGGTATAATCACGTTTCTAGGCACTTCAGCCCTTCACCTGAAACATAAACTTAAAGTAAGCCAGGAAGACGCCCTGAACATCTGTATGAACTCCATTGAATATGCCAAGGAACACGGTCTTTTTGTGGCCTTTTCAGCTGAGGATGCCACCCGAACTGATCTTGACTTTCTGAAGAATATCTACAAGAGAGCCCAGAGTTATGGTGCTGATCGGGTACACATAGCTGATACAGTGGGTGCAATAAGTCCCCAAGGTATGGGATATCTGGTTGGTGAGTTAAAAAAAGAGATAGATATTGAAATAGCTTTACACTGCCACAATGATTTTGGAATGGCTCTTTCCAATAGTATTGCCGGTTTACTGGCAGGTGCCAGTGCAGTTTCCACTACAGTGAATGGTATTGGTGAAAGAGCAGGTAACACTTCCCTGGAGGAACTGGTGATGACCCTTCTCCTTATCTACGGAGTTGACCTGGATTTCAATATCGGTGTGTTTTATGAGCTTTCCCAGATGGTTGAAGAACTTACCAACATGAAAGTTCCAGATAACAAACCTATTGTTGGTAAAAACGTGTTCCGGCATGAATCTGGAATACATGTGGATGCGGTTATTGAAGAACCATTAACCTATGAACCATTCCTCCCTGAACTTATCGGTCACCAGCGCCGGATAGTGCTGGGCAAGCACTCCGGATGCCGGGCAGTTAAAGCCAAACTTGATGAATGTGGAATTGATGTTACCCGGGATGAACTATGTAAAATCGTGGAAATAGTAAAGGAAAAACGGGAAAAAGGAAAATACATCAACGATAACATCTTCAATGATATCGTACGTTCAGTGCGAGGACCATTTGAATTTTAA